A window of the Psychrobium sp. MM17-31 genome harbors these coding sequences:
- a CDS encoding PLP-dependent aminotransferase family protein — MKTLHISNESLSNFKGAKYLAISHALRQAIKQGQVKENEQLPSARELAQQLSTNRHTIMAAYNELIAQGWIISKQRRGYFVATNLPINSSLPPAQQNRVSESGFQWQFTKNVPRHSDQVAANYRYNFAGGTPDISLFPFHEFKSYVSDAFSRPQLAELNYGNIAGFSPLIEQVSQYLRRARSLTDREIVITNGSQEALYMLSQLLLSPNNSVATEAMGYAPAWRSFQSSGTTVISIPQDENGMIPSELEKAIANQLALGQPIAVIYLTPLHQYPTTVTLPPSRRHAIYQVASRHNIAIIEDDYDHEYHYSCQPLAPMASDDPNGLVIYLSTFSKVMFPGARIGFMAMDKQLATAVTNYKSLLNHKVSVPMQDAIARWMQAGAFERYLRKATKTYHQRRDFMIKQLEHYQSLGIVSAFTIPDGGMAMWVQINQSAKALTERALNNDIYIQQESQFLIDKNQTSDRFIRLGFAGLGEQDIELGLQRLFDQKNV; from the coding sequence GTGAAAACGCTCCACATCAGCAATGAGTCACTTTCGAATTTCAAGGGCGCAAAATACCTCGCCATTAGCCATGCGCTGCGCCAAGCCATCAAGCAAGGGCAAGTGAAAGAGAACGAGCAATTGCCATCGGCGCGAGAGCTCGCACAGCAACTTAGCACCAACCGCCACACCATTATGGCGGCTTATAACGAACTCATCGCTCAAGGTTGGATTATTAGTAAGCAACGGCGCGGTTATTTCGTGGCTACAAACCTACCAATCAACAGCTCTTTGCCACCAGCGCAGCAAAATCGCGTCAGTGAGTCAGGATTTCAATGGCAATTTACCAAAAACGTCCCGCGCCACAGCGACCAAGTTGCCGCGAACTACCGCTATAACTTTGCTGGCGGTACGCCAGATATATCGCTATTTCCCTTTCACGAGTTTAAAAGCTACGTTAGCGATGCTTTCTCTCGACCACAACTGGCCGAACTGAATTACGGTAACATAGCTGGTTTTTCGCCGTTAATTGAACAAGTTAGTCAATATCTACGTCGTGCCCGTTCTCTAACAGATCGCGAAATAGTCATTACCAACGGCTCACAAGAAGCGCTTTATATGCTGTCGCAACTGCTATTATCGCCAAACAATAGCGTTGCCACCGAAGCCATGGGCTACGCTCCCGCATGGCGTAGCTTTCAAAGTAGCGGAACCACGGTCATTTCCATCCCGCAAGATGAGAATGGCATGATTCCTAGCGAATTAGAGAAAGCGATCGCTAACCAACTGGCGCTTGGTCAACCCATTGCCGTAATCTATTTAACGCCTTTGCACCAATATCCAACCACGGTCACACTGCCGCCAAGCAGGCGTCACGCTATCTACCAAGTTGCCAGTCGCCACAACATCGCCATCATCGAAGACGACTACGATCACGAATATCACTACAGCTGCCAACCGCTAGCGCCAATGGCCAGTGACGATCCCAACGGCTTGGTGATTTATCTATCCACTTTCTCGAAAGTGATGTTTCCCGGCGCGCGCATTGGCTTTATGGCGATGGACAAACAACTCGCCACCGCGGTAACCAATTACAAAAGCCTGCTCAATCACAAAGTAAGTGTGCCAATGCAAGACGCTATCGCCCGTTGGATGCAAGCAGGCGCGTTCGAACGTTACCTGCGCAAAGCCACTAAAACCTATCACCAACGCCGCGATTTCATGATTAAACAACTCGAACACTATCAATCACTTGGCATTGTATCGGCGTTTACCATTCCCGACGGCGGCATGGCGATGTGGGTGCAAATAAATCAAAGCGCCAAAGCACTCACCGAGCGAGCATTAAACAACGACATTTACATCCAACAAGAGTCGCAGTTTTTAATCGATAAAAATCAAACAAGTGATCGATTTATTCGCCTTGGATTCGCGGGTTTGGGTGAACAAGACATCGAATTGGGACTACAACGTCTATTTGATCAAAAAAATGTATAA
- the zapB gene encoding cell division protein ZapB: protein MSDSALPKLEQLIEQLISKNASHNDEIARLTAQNEQLAAQVKQLEDDNETLQLEALEQEENHAQTISKINAIVGRLEQEA, encoded by the coding sequence ATGTCAGATTCAGCATTACCAAAACTAGAGCAACTCATCGAACAACTTATCTCAAAAAACGCCTCACACAACGACGAAATCGCTCGCCTAACAGCACAAAACGAACAACTAGCTGCCCAAGTAAAACAACTTGAAGACGACAACGAAACTCTGCAACTTGAAGCGCTAGAGCAAGAAGAAAATCACGCGCAAACCATTAGCAAAATCAACGCAATTGTGGGACGCCTAGAGCAAGAAGCCTAA
- a CDS encoding cell division protein ZapA — MSQELTITLLDKTLSVACPEGQADALLESAKLLNQQMEKVQQKQPSANLLNVALIAGLNISYQLLENKQQNQADAQSIAQLSELISNALAQ; from the coding sequence ATGAGCCAAGAGTTAACAATCACCCTGCTTGATAAAACGCTATCGGTGGCATGCCCCGAAGGTCAGGCAGACGCCCTGCTCGAATCGGCAAAATTGTTAAATCAACAAATGGAAAAAGTGCAACAAAAACAACCGAGCGCCAACCTGCTCAACGTTGCACTTATCGCCGGACTAAACATCAGCTACCAACTGTTGGAAAATAAACAACAAAACCAAGCCGATGCCCAATCCATTGCCCAACTGAGCGAACTCATTAGCAACGCACTTGCCCAATAG
- a CDS encoding mechanosensitive ion channel domain-containing protein yields MTNYLNQLIAQYQPITQYVWLDSAILVGIMLIASVIIDKVDRLILINLLNRLLGKTAPKTLDLLEKHQALAKIAAIIPLLIIATFSPVALHPYPALTTIVVTVCNIAILMKIAAFLFSILDVVLDIARDRGLNKKLPVKSINQLVKLIIFLIVAVISISTIFGKSPLYFLSGLGAMTAVVLLVFKDTILGFVAGVQLAANQMVSRGDWIEMPKYGADGEVLEVALTTVQVQNWDKTITMIPTYALISDSFKNWRGMEQAGGRRIKRSIRIDVNSIGFMDQALIERLKKIDSIADYLTQKQAEIDEQNQQLTSDLTLGANGRKLTNVGTFRAYLEYYLKNHPMVSKDMTMLVRQLAADENGLPIEIYLFCTDIRWANYEAIQADLFDHIYAVLPEFDLRAFQSPSGYDWRK; encoded by the coding sequence GTGACAAATTATCTAAATCAACTGATTGCCCAATATCAGCCAATCACCCAATACGTATGGCTCGACAGCGCAATACTCGTTGGCATCATGCTGATTGCCTCAGTCATTATCGACAAAGTTGATCGCCTAATACTCATTAATCTCCTCAATCGATTATTGGGAAAAACTGCCCCAAAGACACTCGATTTACTCGAAAAACATCAAGCACTTGCCAAAATAGCCGCCATTATTCCACTGCTGATAATCGCCACCTTTAGTCCGGTTGCCCTGCATCCCTATCCGGCGCTAACAACCATAGTGGTGACGGTATGTAACATCGCTATCTTGATGAAAATTGCCGCCTTTTTATTCTCAATTCTCGATGTCGTACTAGATATCGCCAGAGATCGCGGTCTCAATAAGAAACTACCAGTAAAAAGCATCAACCAACTGGTTAAGCTCATTATTTTCTTGATCGTTGCGGTTATCTCAATCTCAACCATCTTCGGCAAATCACCGCTCTACTTCCTCAGTGGTTTAGGGGCCATGACCGCCGTCGTGCTATTAGTCTTTAAAGACACCATCCTTGGCTTTGTCGCAGGCGTGCAGCTCGCCGCCAACCAAATGGTGAGTCGTGGTGACTGGATAGAAATGCCTAAATACGGTGCCGACGGTGAAGTGTTAGAAGTCGCGCTTACCACGGTACAGGTACAAAACTGGGATAAAACCATCACCATGATCCCAACCTACGCCCTAATCAGCGATTCATTCAAAAACTGGCGTGGCATGGAACAGGCAGGCGGCCGCCGCATCAAACGTTCAATTCGCATCGACGTCAATTCCATTGGCTTTATGGATCAAGCGCTCATCGAACGCCTTAAAAAAATCGACTCTATCGCCGATTATCTAACTCAGAAACAAGCTGAAATAGACGAGCAAAATCAACAACTAACTAGCGATTTAACCTTAGGTGCCAACGGCCGAAAACTCACCAACGTCGGCACCTTCCGCGCCTACTTAGAATATTATTTAAAGAACCACCCCATGGTTAGCAAAGACATGACCATGCTGGTACGCCAACTGGCAGCAGACGAAAACGGCCTGCCAATCGAAATCTACCTATTCTGCACCGACATCCGCTGGGCGAACTACGAAGCGATACAAGCAGACCTATTCGACCACATCTATGCAGTGCTTCCAGAATTCGACCTGCGCGCCTTCCAAAGTCCAAGTGGTTACGATTGGCGCAAGTAA
- the ftnA gene encoding non-heme ferritin — MLSAQMIQKLNEQINLEFYSSNLYLQMSAWCEDKSFDGAATFLRKHANEEMEHMKRLFTYVSETGGLPILGAIDAAPHEFESLHDVFTQILEHECEITSKINELAHVAFTSHDYSTFNFLQWYVAEQHEEEKLFKGILDKLEMIGNDGSAMYMFDKDFAAMAVEGAGGSIMEPGSTVE; from the coding sequence ATGTTATCAGCACAAATGATCCAAAAGCTCAACGAACAAATCAATCTTGAGTTCTACTCATCAAACTTATACCTACAAATGAGTGCATGGTGTGAAGACAAAAGCTTCGACGGCGCAGCAACCTTCTTGCGCAAACACGCCAACGAAGAAATGGAACACATGAAACGCCTATTCACCTACGTATCAGAAACAGGCGGTCTACCAATTTTAGGTGCCATCGATGCCGCGCCACACGAGTTCGAATCACTACACGACGTATTCACACAAATTCTTGAGCACGAGTGTGAGATCACAAGCAAGATCAACGAACTAGCTCACGTAGCTTTCACCAGCCACGACTACTCAACCTTCAACTTCCTACAATGGTATGTTGCCGAGCAACACGAAGAAGAGAAGCTATTCAAAGGCATCCTAGACAAGCTAGAAATGATCGGTAACGACGGCTCAGCCATGTACATGTTCGACAAAGACTTCGCAGCAATGGCAGTTGAAGGCGCAGGCGGCAGCATCATGGAACCAGGTTCAACTGTAGAGTAG
- a CDS encoding NAD(P)/FAD-dependent oxidoreductase — MNNFDVIIIGAGAAGLHCAATAGYRGKRVLLLDNAKKIGRKILISGGGRCNFTNYNIEPNAYICGNKHFVKSALSRYTQWDFISLVGKYQIPYHEKTLGQLFCDDSAKDIVHMLESECDKAGVTIELRHEIMTINKTDDGFDITTSQGKYQATSLVIATGGLSMPKLGATPFGYKVAQQFGLNVTETTAGLVPFTWQNNDKEDFECLSGISLSASVTCENGVNFSEDMLFTHRGLSGPVMLQVSSYWKAGEAITIDLLPSSDLQNVLEKAREKSPKQALKTCLTQHLPKRFIERLIELNKIDDKPLNQFNDKELVNLATYFHQWKIKPNGTEGYRTAEVTLGGVNTDELSSKTMESKKVKGLYFIGEVMDVSGWLGGYNFQWAWSSGWACGDAV; from the coding sequence ATGAACAACTTCGACGTAATAATCATTGGCGCAGGTGCGGCAGGTCTACACTGTGCAGCCACTGCTGGCTATCGCGGAAAACGCGTATTATTACTCGATAACGCCAAAAAAATTGGCCGAAAAATTCTTATTAGCGGCGGTGGTCGTTGCAACTTTACCAACTACAACATCGAGCCTAACGCCTACATCTGTGGCAACAAACATTTCGTGAAATCAGCGCTTAGTCGCTACACCCAGTGGGACTTCATCTCCCTAGTCGGCAAATACCAAATCCCTTATCACGAGAAAACACTCGGCCAACTATTTTGCGACGACAGCGCCAAAGACATCGTTCACATGCTAGAGAGTGAGTGTGACAAGGCTGGCGTGACCATAGAGCTGCGTCATGAAATCATGACCATCAACAAAACCGACGACGGCTTTGACATCACAACCAGCCAAGGTAAATACCAAGCAACATCGCTTGTCATCGCCACAGGCGGCCTCTCAATGCCAAAACTCGGCGCGACACCATTTGGTTACAAGGTTGCGCAGCAGTTTGGCTTAAACGTCACAGAAACTACCGCTGGGCTTGTTCCTTTTACGTGGCAAAACAACGACAAAGAAGATTTCGAATGTCTTTCAGGCATCAGCCTGTCAGCATCTGTAACCTGCGAAAATGGCGTTAACTTTAGCGAAGACATGCTATTTACTCACCGCGGTTTATCAGGCCCAGTGATGCTACAAGTATCTTCGTATTGGAAAGCGGGCGAAGCAATCACCATCGACTTGCTACCAAGCAGCGATTTACAAAACGTGTTAGAAAAAGCGCGCGAGAAAAGTCCCAAACAGGCACTTAAAACCTGTCTAACGCAGCATCTACCAAAACGCTTTATCGAGCGTTTAATCGAGCTAAACAAAATTGATGACAAACCATTAAATCAATTTAACGACAAAGAGTTAGTTAACCTAGCCACCTACTTCCACCAGTGGAAAATCAAGCCAAACGGCACCGAAGGTTACCGCACCGCCGAAGTCACTTTAGGCGGCGTAAACACCGACGAACTTAGCTCAAAAACCATGGAATCAAAAAAGGTCAAAGGCCTCTACTTCATCGGCGAAGTGATGGACGTTAGCGGCTGGCTCGGAGGCTACAACTTCCAATGGGCATGGAGCTCTGGTTGGGCGTGTGGAGATGCGGTTTAA
- a CDS encoding ATP-binding protein, which translates to MKRLLLEKLISWKKQAKRKPVLLDGARQTGKSFLLEHLFGAHFEQVIRLDFLEQPSLSNIFSDSLNPSDILVNIELTLNISIDQKNALIIFDEIGECQAAIDSLKFFAEQHPDMYICASGSNIGLLGSFPVGKVELLTLYPLTFEEFLWASQQTPLEKAFNQMNMGKIAHDKLFDLLLDYYFVGGMPEAVNSWFESKSDKGIIERVEQVSQIHADLIVGYERDFGKYSGKTSAQHIQSIFNNIPTQLSQNIDDSVKRFKFKDVIEKKTRYQDLSGPINWLDKCKLLSKCHPIDTTPSSPLSALTKDNRFKLFMFDVGLLNHMLELSYKELRDQGFNYKGYIAENFVQNELIAANGSSTYSWEYARSEIEFLLKKDDGQIVPVEVKSGKRTRAKSLGVYVDRYKPAQTVKLIGSTGSLDNKNALVLPLYYASRLHMLLD; encoded by the coding sequence ATGAAACGATTGCTATTAGAAAAGTTAATATCTTGGAAAAAACAAGCTAAGCGTAAGCCAGTCTTGTTAGATGGTGCACGCCAAACAGGAAAGTCGTTTCTGCTTGAACATTTGTTTGGTGCTCATTTTGAGCAAGTCATTCGTTTAGATTTTTTAGAGCAACCTTCTCTCTCTAATATATTTTCAGATTCATTAAACCCTTCGGATATATTAGTTAATATCGAATTAACATTGAATATCAGCATTGATCAGAAAAATGCGTTAATTATTTTTGATGAGATTGGTGAATGCCAAGCCGCGATAGATTCATTGAAGTTTTTTGCTGAGCAACATCCCGACATGTACATCTGTGCGTCTGGTTCTAATATAGGTTTGTTGGGATCTTTTCCTGTTGGGAAAGTAGAGCTGTTAACGTTATACCCTTTAACATTTGAAGAGTTTTTGTGGGCATCGCAACAAACGCCACTTGAAAAAGCATTCAATCAAATGAATATGGGGAAAATTGCTCACGATAAGCTGTTTGATTTATTGCTCGATTATTACTTTGTTGGCGGTATGCCCGAAGCTGTAAACAGCTGGTTTGAGTCAAAAAGTGACAAAGGGATAATAGAAAGAGTAGAGCAGGTTAGCCAAATTCACGCCGACCTTATTGTCGGCTATGAGCGTGATTTTGGTAAGTATTCGGGTAAAACGTCTGCACAGCATATCCAATCTATTTTTAATAATATTCCTACTCAGCTGTCTCAGAACATTGATGATTCAGTTAAGCGTTTTAAGTTTAAAGACGTAATAGAAAAGAAAACGAGGTACCAAGATTTATCTGGACCTATCAATTGGTTAGATAAGTGTAAGTTGCTTTCTAAATGCCATCCGATAGATACAACACCTAGCTCACCATTGTCAGCATTAACTAAAGATAATCGCTTTAAATTGTTTATGTTTGATGTGGGATTACTTAATCATATGCTTGAGTTATCTTACAAAGAACTTCGCGATCAAGGTTTTAATTATAAAGGCTATATTGCAGAGAATTTTGTACAAAATGAGCTGATTGCGGCTAATGGTAGTTCTACTTACTCTTGGGAATATGCGCGCAGTGAAATTGAGTTTTTGCTGAAGAAAGACGATGGACAGATTGTTCCTGTTGAAGTTAAAAGCGGTAAACGAACAAGAGCTAAATCATTGGGCGTTTATGTTGATCGCTATAAGCCAGCGCAAACTGTCAAACTTATTGGGTCGACAGGTTCATTGGATAATAAAAACGCGTTGGTGTTACCGCTATATTATGCTTCTAGATTACACATGCTGCTCGATTAA
- a CDS encoding IS3 family transposase (programmed frameshift), with the protein MSAKRFPEEFKIQAVKQVTEKGHAVASVAERLDISTNSLYNWLKRYGSNSEHYQELSEQDKRIRELEKELKRTQQERDLLKEGRRVLCGRVKEKYTFIKSRLNQYPIKLMCQALQVHRSGFHAWLKKPESERSIDDRRLTGLIKQSWLESDCVYGYRKIQSDMRDLGEACSKNRVHRLMQLAGIQAQVGYKKRKGNYGTKPSVVADNQLKRQFDVVEPNQAWVTDITYIDTHEGFLYLAVVIDLFSRQVICWSMQSMMHTDLVLSALLAAVWRRKPKQTVIIHSDQGSQFTGYDWQRFAAEHNLSLSMSRRGNCHDNAVAESFFQLLKRERIKRRKYKSREKAKEDIFDYIEMFYNSKRKHGYLNNQSPADYDRTYFMHQENV; encoded by the exons ATGAGCGCAAAAAGATTTCCAGAAGAATTCAAGATACAGGCCGTTAAGCAAGTTACTGAAAAAGGCCATGCGGTTGCGAGCGTTGCCGAGCGGCTAGATATTTCCACCAATAGCCTTTATAACTGGTTAAAACGTTATGGTAGTAATAGCGAGCACTATCAAGAGCTATCGGAGCAAGATAAGCGTATAAGAGAGCTTGAAAAAGAGTTAAAGCGTACTCAACAAGAGCGTGATCTTTTAAAGGAAG GCCGCCGTGTACTTTGCGGGCGAGTCAAAGAAAAGTACACGTTCATAAAGTCTCGGCTCAACCAATACCCAATAAAGCTGATGTGCCAAGCATTACAAGTCCATCGCAGTGGCTTCCATGCTTGGCTTAAAAAGCCTGAGTCTGAACGGTCTATAGATGACAGACGCTTAACGGGATTAATCAAACAATCTTGGCTAGAAAGTGACTGTGTATATGGCTATCGTAAAATTCAAAGTGATATGCGAGATTTAGGAGAAGCTTGCTCTAAAAATAGAGTTCATCGGTTAATGCAGTTGGCTGGTATCCAAGCGCAGGTTGGCTATAAAAAGCGTAAAGGAAATTATGGTACTAAACCATCAGTTGTTGCTGATAACCAACTTAAACGACAGTTTGACGTGGTAGAGCCAAATCAAGCTTGGGTAACTGATATCACTTATATTGACACTCATGAGGGCTTTCTATATCTCGCTGTTGTTATCGATTTATTCTCTCGGCAGGTGATTTGTTGGTCGATGCAATCAATGATGCATACCGATTTAGTCTTAAGTGCATTACTTGCAGCAGTGTGGCGTAGAAAGCCTAAGCAGACTGTTATTATACATTCAGATCAAGGTAGCCAGTTTACCGGTTATGATTGGCAGCGCTTTGCTGCTGAGCATAATTTATCGCTAAGCATGAGTCGCAGAGGTAACTGTCACGATAATGCAGTTGCAGAAAGCTTTTTTCAGCTGCTTAAGCGCGAACGGATTAAGCGAAGAAAGTATAAAAGCAGGGAAAAAGCGAAGGAAGATATTTTCGATTACATCGAAATGTTTTATAACAGTAAACGCAAACATGGTTATTTAAATAATCAGTCTCCGGCTGACTATGATAGAACCTATTTTATGCATCAAGAAAACGTCTAG
- a CDS encoding AAA family ATPase translates to MKIDFLKIRDGFKNINNLEIDFDDQQLLTVLIGRNGSGKSNVIEALVRIFRALDFGNEEAPFSYELRYFLGSENQKLIKIDASPSYGSTPHQQHKIEVAEKDEEGVYKNFKTIGISKVARDAQGHSEVLPKHLFAYYSGPSDRLEDLFKPHRTKFYNQLLKNKVKIEDEVRPLFYAKPFHSQFVLLAFFLNQKRRVGREFLEQQLGIKDFHSVHFVFRRPEWGKNNKTDIFWGARGVVRDFLDRLLPHSFGTIKSTREEASSLTGRGSDNEFVHLFLPDIQSLKNVAKGLEPKNFFKMLESTLLSELIDSVHIKVRLNNNEIVSFSELSEGEQQLLTVLGLLEFTVEDDSLFLLDEPDTHLNPAWAAKYHNFLQRFIPNKKFCHILMVTHHPLAIAELNQQQIQVLRKSQNGTSFAEVPAESPIGMGVNGILTSDMFGMATTLDKHTSGVIEKRRTLLEKETLTEHETKELRKLNGSLERLGYGYTHPDEDYRQFLIARKRAIDSMDSKGLDDTEYRLNIIENILKTKGLV, encoded by the coding sequence GTGAAAATTGATTTTTTAAAAATTAGGGATGGTTTTAAAAACATCAACAACCTTGAAATTGATTTTGATGACCAACAATTACTCACTGTTTTAATTGGCCGTAATGGCTCAGGAAAATCGAATGTTATTGAAGCACTAGTTCGAATATTCAGAGCTTTGGATTTTGGTAATGAAGAAGCTCCATTTAGCTATGAGCTGAGATATTTTCTAGGCTCTGAAAATCAGAAGCTGATTAAAATAGATGCATCGCCTTCTTATGGGAGCACACCTCATCAGCAACACAAGATTGAAGTGGCTGAAAAAGATGAGGAAGGAGTTTATAAAAATTTTAAAACGATAGGTATATCGAAAGTAGCTAGGGACGCGCAAGGACATTCAGAAGTGCTGCCAAAGCACCTATTTGCCTATTATTCCGGCCCCAGTGACAGATTAGAAGATTTGTTCAAACCGCATAGAACAAAGTTTTATAATCAGCTACTTAAGAACAAAGTTAAAATAGAAGACGAAGTTCGCCCGCTATTCTATGCTAAACCGTTCCATAGTCAGTTTGTACTATTGGCATTTTTTTTAAATCAAAAACGAAGAGTTGGCCGAGAGTTTTTAGAACAACAGCTTGGTATTAAAGACTTTCATTCTGTTCATTTTGTATTTAGACGACCCGAATGGGGTAAGAATAACAAAACAGACATATTTTGGGGGGCTAGAGGGGTTGTTCGTGATTTCTTAGATCGGCTTTTACCGCATAGTTTTGGAACGATAAAATCGACAAGAGAAGAAGCTTCCTCTTTAACAGGAAGAGGGAGTGATAACGAGTTTGTGCACCTTTTCTTACCTGATATTCAAAGCCTAAAAAATGTTGCTAAAGGGTTGGAGCCAAAGAATTTTTTTAAAATGCTAGAAAGTACCTTGCTTTCTGAGTTGATCGATAGTGTTCATATCAAGGTTAGATTGAATAATAATGAGATAGTCAGCTTTAGTGAGTTAAGTGAAGGTGAGCAGCAACTATTAACCGTTCTTGGCTTGTTAGAATTTACTGTTGAAGATGATTCACTATTTTTACTTGATGAACCTGATACTCATCTAAATCCTGCATGGGCGGCGAAATACCATAACTTTTTGCAGAGGTTTATTCCTAATAAAAAGTTTTGTCATATTTTGATGGTGACCCACCATCCACTAGCTATTGCTGAATTGAACCAGCAACAGATTCAAGTATTACGAAAGAGTCAAAATGGAACATCTTTCGCAGAAGTACCAGCTGAAAGCCCAATAGGTATGGGAGTAAATGGTATTTTAACCAGTGACATGTTTGGCATGGCAACAACATTAGATAAGCACACAAGCGGTGTTATTGAGAAACGTAGAACGTTACTTGAAAAAGAGACTTTAACTGAGCATGAAACCAAAGAACTAAGAAAGCTAAATGGTTCGTTAGAGCGTTTAGGTTACGGTTATACCCACCCAGATGAAGATTATAGGCAGTTCCTAATTGCTAGAAAAAGAGCAATAGACTCTATGGATTCGAAAGGTTTAGATGATACGGAGTATCGTTTAAATATTATTGAGAATATATTAAAGACAAAGGGACTGGTTTAA
- a CDS encoding restriction endonuclease subunit S — MSQLPPGWELKKFTDVFDINGGTQPPKSEFISEPKEGYIRLLQIRDFGAKPVPTYIPDNGKRRTCTEDDILIGRYGASVGRICTGMSGAYNVALAKVAKPDYIDTGYLKYFLKSDVFQRPLSMLSRSAQNGFNKKDLSTFDFYQPPLEDQKRIADKLDSVLAKVEGAQARLDKIPTILKRFRQSVLAAATSGELTKDWREENSDSVNTLAEFFIAEYDGKDLAELPQGWGYVSFKDAADIKSNLTDPKLTPDAIHLAPNHIEANTGKILELVTVEQDGVKSNKHQFYAGQIIYSKIRPYLNKVCAVDFEGLCSADMYPIEAKVNREYLLNVMLSDEFVNYTSQQQGRVVLPKINQKALNKIPVPVPPEAEQLEISRLTSELLAKAEVVEKQYNAAKARLNKLNQSILARAFKGDLFLPLSESTAIKFRIAGSTNSSENTASFELKTDLISDVPDSSTVDNTKIDQVSAAPANDEDLEFEKNSEVLKLLRTNKKRSRSVQEIFDTNELNTFETIDNIFIELKKLLKLNLIEQLGNGINTKFKAK; from the coding sequence ATGAGCCAGTTGCCTCCAGGTTGGGAACTAAAAAAGTTTACAGACGTTTTTGATATTAATGGTGGGACTCAGCCTCCTAAAAGTGAGTTTATCTCGGAGCCAAAAGAGGGCTACATTCGACTTTTACAGATCAGAGATTTTGGGGCTAAACCAGTTCCTACGTATATCCCAGACAATGGTAAACGAAGAACTTGTACAGAAGACGATATTTTAATTGGTCGTTATGGTGCGTCTGTTGGGAGAATATGTACGGGTATGTCTGGCGCATATAATGTAGCGCTCGCTAAAGTTGCTAAACCTGATTACATTGACACTGGTTACTTGAAATACTTTTTAAAATCAGACGTATTTCAAAGACCACTATCGATGCTTTCGAGATCTGCTCAAAATGGTTTTAACAAAAAAGATCTATCAACGTTTGATTTCTATCAGCCCCCTCTGGAAGACCAGAAACGCATTGCAGATAAACTGGATTCAGTATTAGCCAAAGTCGAAGGGGCACAAGCTCGCCTAGACAAAATCCCAACCATCCTAAAACGATTCCGCCAATCCGTTCTTGCCGCCGCCACCTCCGGCGAACTCACCAAAGACTGGCGTGAGGAGAATAGTGATTCTGTAAATACGCTCGCTGAGTTTTTTATAGCGGAATACGACGGCAAAGATCTGGCTGAGTTACCTCAAGGTTGGGGGTATGTTAGCTTCAAAGATGCCGCAGATATTAAGTCAAATTTAACTGATCCTAAACTTACTCCTGACGCAATCCATTTGGCACCAAATCATATTGAAGCAAATACAGGTAAAATTCTCGAATTGGTAACTGTTGAACAAGATGGAGTGAAAAGTAATAAGCATCAGTTTTATGCAGGCCAAATCATCTACTCAAAGATACGTCCATACTTGAATAAAGTATGTGCAGTAGACTTTGAAGGTCTTTGCAGCGCGGATATGTATCCAATAGAAGCGAAAGTGAATCGTGAATATTTGCTAAATGTAATGTTGTCCGATGAATTTGTTAACTACACATCACAACAGCAAGGCCGAGTTGTTCTCCCTAAAATAAACCAAAAAGCTTTGAATAAAATTCCTGTTCCAGTACCTCCAGAAGCTGAGCAGCTTGAAATTTCGAGATTGACTTCCGAGCTTTTAGCGAAAGCTGAAGTTGTAGAAAAACAATACAACGCCGCCAAAGCTCGATTAAACAAACTTAATCAATCTATTCTCGCTAGAGCATTTAAAGGCGATTTATTCTTACCTTTATCTGAGTCCACAGCTATTAAATTTAGAATTGCAGGCAGTACCAACTCTTCAGAAAATACTGCCTCATTCGAATTAAAAACTGATTTGATCTCAGATGTGCCTGATAGTAGCACGGTTGATAATACGAAAATTGATCAAGTTTCTGCCGCTCCAGCCAACGACGAAGATCTAGAGTTCGAAAAGAATAGTGAAGTTTTAAAGCTACTTAGAACTAACAAAAAACGTAGCCGTTCTGTACAGGAGATATTTGATACCAATGAACTGAATACTTTCGAAACGATAGATAACATTTTTATAGAACTAAAGAAATTACTGAAACTTAACCTAATTGAACAGTTAGGTAATGGTATTAATACGAAATTTAAGGCTAAGTAG